From the genome of uncultured Cohaesibacter sp., one region includes:
- a CDS encoding peptidylprolyl isomerase, whose product MAEIKDPENTLVMETTKGKVVIELRPDLAPAHCERLKELSREGFYDGIVFHRVIDGFMAQVGCPHGTGTGGSDKPNLKAEFNPTKHVRGSCSMARAMDPNSANSQFFICFDTAPWLDNQYTYWGQVIDGMENIDKIKRGEPVQDPDSIVSMKVAADL is encoded by the coding sequence GAGATCAAAGATCCCGAAAATACGCTCGTAATGGAGACCACCAAAGGCAAGGTTGTTATCGAACTGCGCCCGGACCTCGCACCGGCTCACTGTGAGCGCCTCAAGGAACTGTCACGCGAAGGCTTTTATGACGGCATCGTCTTCCACCGCGTGATCGACGGCTTCATGGCTCAGGTCGGCTGCCCCCATGGCACCGGCACCGGCGGCTCCGACAAGCCGAACCTGAAAGCCGAGTTCAACCCGACCAAACATGTTCGCGGGTCCTGCTCCATGGCCCGCGCGATGGATCCGAACTCCGCCAACAGCCAGTTCTTCATCTGCTTTGACACCGCTCCTTGGCTCGACAACCAGTATACCTACTGGGGGCAGGTCATCGACGGGATGGAAAACATCGACAAGATCAAGCGCGGCGAACCGGTTCAGGATCCCGACAGTATCGTCTCGATGAAGGTCGCAGCCGACCTCTAA